In Microbulbifer sp. GL-2, the following are encoded in one genomic region:
- a CDS encoding MoxR family ATPase — protein MEANRNFRDRIIALGDWLEEQIIGQETLVNRILIALLADGHLLVEGAPGLAKTKAIKTLGEAIEGDFHRVQFTPDLLPADITGTDIYRPETGEFHFQPGPVFHNLILADEINRAPAKVQSALLEAMAERQISVGRKTYPLPQLFLVMATQNPIEQEGTYPLPEAQLDRFLMQVNLAYPNAEAEAKILRLARSEATLGENRPSETINQETIFQARNQILEMQMVEAVETYIVQLVIATREPAKYDSELASWLDFGASPRATIALDRCARARAWLAGRDYVTPDDVMDVAPDILRHRLLLSFEAEAAGITTDQVIQRLLQQVPAI, from the coding sequence ATGGAAGCAAACCGGAATTTCAGAGATCGCATTATCGCGCTGGGCGACTGGCTGGAAGAGCAGATTATCGGTCAGGAGACACTGGTCAATCGTATATTGATTGCCCTGCTTGCAGACGGCCACCTGTTGGTGGAAGGTGCCCCTGGCCTGGCCAAAACCAAGGCGATTAAAACACTGGGCGAAGCTATTGAGGGAGACTTCCATCGCGTTCAGTTTACGCCAGACCTGCTACCGGCAGATATTACCGGTACCGACATTTACCGGCCAGAAACCGGTGAGTTCCATTTTCAGCCTGGACCGGTCTTTCACAACCTGATCCTGGCCGATGAGATAAATCGCGCGCCGGCCAAAGTGCAGTCGGCACTGCTGGAGGCCATGGCCGAGCGACAAATTAGTGTAGGTCGCAAAACCTATCCGCTGCCGCAATTATTTTTGGTGATGGCCACCCAAAACCCTATTGAGCAGGAGGGGACTTATCCTCTGCCAGAGGCTCAACTGGACAGGTTTTTAATGCAGGTGAATCTTGCCTACCCCAACGCAGAGGCGGAAGCAAAAATCCTGCGCCTGGCCAGATCCGAGGCTACTCTTGGCGAAAACCGCCCCTCAGAGACCATCAATCAAGAGACAATTTTCCAGGCTCGCAACCAGATTCTTGAGATGCAGATGGTTGAAGCCGTGGAGACCTATATTGTCCAACTTGTCATTGCTACACGCGAGCCGGCGAAGTATGACAGCGAGCTGGCGTCATGGCTAGATTTTGGTGCAAGTCCGCGGGCAACAATTGCTCTCGATCGCTGTGCCCGCGCCCGGGCTTGGCTCGCAGGGCGCGACTATGTCACGCCCGATGATGTAATGGATGTAGCGCCAGATATTCTGCGCCACCGCTTATTGCTCAGTTTTGAAGCAGAAGCTGCTGGTATAACTACCGACCAGGTAATTCAACGCCTGCTGCAACAGGTGCCGGCAATCTAA
- a CDS encoding VWA domain-containing protein — translation MFEFAWPWVFFLAPLPFLARWLLPKDKPLSSALKVPFYADVSRRSGGEQRNYFSLLLLTLIWLLLIIAAARPRWYGEPITQTSSARDLLVAVDISGSMETPDMMIGGRPAMRINAVKQVVGSFVERRQGDRLGLVLFGTRAYLQAPLTYDRETVGTLLREAQIGFAGQGTAIGDAIGLSVKRLTQRPADQRVLILLTDGANTAGEVSPLKAAELAQQAGITVYTIGVGAEEMVQPGLLGSRYGSRRINPSRDLDSKTLQAIADETGGRYFRAHNPKELADIYAELDELEPVEQEAESYRPLKSLFIWPLSVALLLAGTWALFPLATNMRQQQNGSNQRMTNGGQAR, via the coding sequence GTGTTTGAATTCGCCTGGCCTTGGGTTTTCTTTCTCGCCCCCCTGCCATTTCTGGCCCGCTGGCTACTACCCAAAGACAAGCCACTCAGCAGTGCTCTGAAGGTCCCCTTTTACGCTGATGTATCCCGGCGAAGTGGTGGGGAACAGCGCAATTACTTCAGCCTGCTATTACTCACACTTATATGGCTGCTGTTGATTATTGCTGCCGCACGTCCACGCTGGTATGGCGAGCCAATTACTCAGACCAGCAGCGCCCGCGACCTCCTGGTAGCAGTGGATATCTCAGGCAGTATGGAAACCCCTGATATGATGATTGGCGGTCGGCCCGCTATGCGTATCAACGCTGTCAAACAGGTCGTTGGGAGTTTTGTAGAGCGCCGCCAGGGAGACCGCCTGGGCCTGGTACTTTTTGGCACCCGCGCTTATCTCCAGGCGCCGCTTACTTATGATCGCGAAACAGTGGGTACTTTGCTGCGCGAGGCGCAGATAGGCTTCGCCGGACAGGGCACAGCCATTGGCGACGCCATAGGTTTATCCGTGAAACGGCTTACCCAGCGCCCCGCCGACCAACGGGTCCTGATCCTGCTGACTGATGGAGCCAATACCGCGGGGGAGGTCTCCCCATTGAAAGCGGCCGAGCTGGCGCAACAGGCTGGAATAACTGTCTATACCATTGGCGTTGGCGCCGAAGAGATGGTTCAACCAGGATTGCTGGGGAGCCGTTATGGTAGCCGCCGTATCAATCCCTCTCGCGATCTGGACAGTAAAACCCTACAGGCTATTGCCGATGAAACCGGGGGGCGCTATTTCAGGGCGCACAACCCCAAGGAGCTTGCAGACATTTATGCCGAGCTAGACGAACTGGAACCAGTAGAACAGGAGGCCGAAAGTTATCGCCCGCTAAAATCCCTATTTATCTGGCCTCTTAGCGTTGCCTTGCTGCTCGCTGGTACCTGGGCCCTGTTCCCACTTGCCACTAACATGAGACAGCAGCAAAACGGAAGCAACCAAAGAATGACCAACGGAGGCCAGGCCCGGTGA
- a CDS encoding DUF4381 domain-containing protein: MLRKQQQMQPPSPEAQELLAQLHDIQEPAPVSWWPPAPGWWILILLLLLCFLGIILLTRYRRKKAARNRYRLEAVTLLEAVDIDKPAATAEINEILKRAAVTTFGRARCGNLTGTQWLNFLESCTPQECPPVLARLCWNSSTEEHLTPLTIKLCANTPLAG; this comes from the coding sequence ATGCTGAGAAAACAGCAACAGATGCAACCTCCATCACCAGAGGCCCAGGAATTACTGGCTCAACTTCACGATATACAGGAGCCTGCCCCGGTAAGCTGGTGGCCGCCGGCACCTGGGTGGTGGATACTCATCTTGCTTCTTCTACTTTGCTTTTTGGGCATCATCCTGTTAACCAGATACCGACGCAAAAAGGCTGCGCGTAACCGTTATCGCCTGGAAGCAGTTACCTTACTGGAAGCGGTGGATATAGATAAACCTGCAGCAACTGCAGAGATCAATGAAATCCTCAAGCGTGCTGCCGTAACCACCTTTGGTCGAGCCCGCTGTGGAAACTTAACCGGTACCCAGTGGCTGAATTTCCTGGAGAGCTGCACTCCCCAAGAATGCCCCCCGGTGCTCGCCAGGCTTTGCTGGAACAGCTCTACCGAGGAACATCTGACCCCGCTAACAATCAAGCTCTGTGCGAATACGCCATTAGCTGGGTAA
- a CDS encoding glycosyltransferase family 2 protein: protein MKKVSIITVCYDSVDTIQDTLESVLKQDYPNIEYIIVDGGSTDGTMDIVKCYSGRISTIVSEPDRGIYDAMNKGIELASGDFVGILNSDDVYTDNRVISDIMKQLTMTNSDCIYGDLEIVAKDDLNHRLRFCSSRKFSISKFRWGWMIPHPTFFVKLSCYKRLGLYKLGYRISADFELLVRFLYLNRISSTRLPRCIVRMRQGGLALVGFFPGLTRILR from the coding sequence ATGAAGAAAGTAAGTATTATTACTGTTTGTTATGATAGTGTGGATACAATACAAGACACTTTAGAGTCTGTTTTAAAGCAAGATTATCCTAATATTGAATATATTATTGTAGACGGCGGATCTACAGATGGGACAATGGATATAGTGAAGTGTTATTCAGGCAGAATATCAACAATTGTATCTGAGCCTGATCGCGGTATTTATGATGCTATGAATAAAGGTATTGAGTTGGCAAGTGGTGATTTTGTTGGGATTCTGAACTCCGATGATGTTTATACTGATAACCGTGTAATATCAGATATTATGAAGCAGCTCACCATGACTAATTCAGATTGTATTTATGGTGACTTGGAAATCGTCGCTAAAGATGATTTGAATCATCGATTAAGATTTTGTAGTTCTAGAAAATTTTCCATCTCAAAATTTAGATGGGGTTGGATGATTCCCCATCCAACATTTTTTGTCAAGCTTAGTTGCTATAAGCGGCTAGGGTTGTATAAGCTTGGCTATCGGATATCTGCAGATTTTGAATTGTTGGTAAGGTTTTTATACTTAAACAGAATTAGTTCTACACGACTTCCTAGATGCATAGTTAGGATGCGGCAGGGGGGGTTAGCACTAGTGGGTTTTTTTCCAGGCTTGACCAGAATTTTGAGATAG
- a CDS encoding VWA domain-containing protein encodes MSTAELFQSFHFLRPHWLWLLIPAALVCWGLGKSILNGSQLQKIIDADLLPHLLMRGGARRPWLFSLIFALLAIMIIALSGPTWRKLPTPVYSNQDALVILLDLSPSMMATDLSPNRLTRARLKILDILRERQDGLTALVAYAGEAHVVTPLTEDTATIANLVPALSPAIMPVPGSNIEMAVTTGIRLLKDGAAGRGQLLAVTDGIDPMAADTVAKSLSDANVELNILAVGSGEGSPIPRGNSGGFVTDSKGAIVISNFDPRELRQLARDSGGRYAKISVSDSDIEHLLPQTEGPQRAELTEREFDQWRDEGPLLILLILPFAALFFRRGALACILPIALLAGFPHESRAIEWKDLWQRKDQQGQKLLNEGEAGEAAETFHNPEWRGTANYRAGDYAAAQEDFSLSNDPQGQYNLGNSLVQQGNYEQAIEAYNKALKQTPQFADAAHNRDIAKKLQELQERQQQQQQSQQQSGEQQEQQQGQDQNQDQQSGNQQQQDQQDQQQKNQQPPSSSESQSSQQESELNGEQSAQQQPTQNEQQEEQQEQSQQQSQQGEKEQKEQQDQKQAAGADESPLDPETQQALDQWLRQIPDDPAGLMREKFKYESLQRRRAYRSGEWEPPENGATQRW; translated from the coding sequence GTGAGCACTGCAGAACTGTTTCAGTCTTTTCATTTTCTCCGCCCCCACTGGCTGTGGCTTTTAATTCCTGCAGCATTGGTTTGCTGGGGATTGGGCAAGTCCATTCTCAATGGCTCTCAGCTGCAGAAAATCATCGATGCAGATTTATTGCCACATCTTCTGATGCGCGGCGGTGCCAGACGTCCATGGCTGTTCAGCCTGATTTTTGCCCTACTGGCTATTATGATTATTGCCCTGTCCGGGCCAACCTGGAGAAAACTGCCCACACCGGTATACAGCAACCAGGATGCCCTGGTCATACTGTTGGATCTGTCGCCTTCCATGATGGCCACGGACCTCTCTCCAAATCGCCTGACACGAGCACGCCTAAAAATCCTTGATATTTTGCGTGAGCGTCAGGACGGCCTGACTGCCCTGGTCGCCTATGCCGGAGAGGCCCACGTGGTGACACCACTCACGGAGGATACCGCCACTATTGCCAACTTAGTGCCCGCCCTGTCGCCCGCAATTATGCCAGTGCCCGGCAGCAACATAGAGATGGCTGTTACAACAGGAATTCGCTTATTGAAAGATGGGGCCGCTGGGCGTGGGCAATTACTGGCCGTAACCGACGGTATAGACCCCATGGCGGCAGATACGGTGGCAAAATCCCTGTCAGATGCGAATGTCGAACTGAATATTCTTGCCGTAGGCAGCGGCGAAGGCAGCCCGATCCCGCGAGGCAACAGCGGCGGCTTTGTCACCGACAGCAAGGGGGCCATAGTAATTTCTAATTTCGATCCTCGAGAACTTCGCCAACTCGCAAGAGATAGCGGTGGCCGCTATGCAAAGATTTCTGTAAGTGACTCAGATATCGAACACCTTCTTCCACAAACTGAGGGCCCACAGCGCGCCGAATTAACCGAAAGGGAATTTGACCAATGGCGAGATGAGGGACCGTTACTTATCCTGCTAATCCTGCCATTCGCCGCTCTATTTTTCCGTCGTGGAGCTTTAGCTTGCATCCTACCCATTGCTCTTCTAGCAGGTTTTCCCCACGAAAGCCGCGCCATCGAATGGAAAGATTTATGGCAACGCAAAGATCAGCAAGGCCAGAAATTATTAAATGAGGGCGAGGCCGGAGAGGCGGCGGAAACTTTCCACAACCCGGAATGGCGTGGGACAGCCAATTATCGCGCTGGGGACTACGCCGCTGCGCAAGAGGATTTTTCCCTGAGCAATGATCCCCAGGGACAGTATAACCTCGGCAACAGCCTGGTTCAGCAAGGCAACTACGAACAGGCCATCGAAGCCTACAATAAGGCCTTGAAACAAACCCCTCAGTTTGCCGATGCTGCACATAACAGGGATATCGCAAAAAAATTGCAAGAGTTACAAGAACGCCAACAACAGCAACAACAATCCCAGCAACAGTCCGGGGAGCAGCAGGAGCAACAGCAAGGGCAGGACCAGAATCAGGACCAACAGTCCGGAAATCAACAGCAGCAAGACCAACAGGATCAGCAACAGAAAAACCAGCAACCGCCCTCATCCAGTGAATCTCAATCTTCACAGCAGGAATCCGAGCTGAATGGGGAACAGTCTGCACAGCAGCAGCCCACTCAGAACGAGCAGCAAGAAGAACAACAGGAACAATCCCAACAACAATCTCAGCAAGGTGAAAAAGAGCAAAAGGAACAACAGGATCAGAAGCAAGCTGCAGGCGCTGATGAGAGCCCACTGGACCCGGAAACCCAACAGGCACTCGATCAGTGGCTGAGGCAAATCCCAGACGACCCCGCCGGCTTGATGCGTGAAAAGTTCAAATATGAAAGCCTGCAACGGCGCCGGGCCTATCGCAGTGGAGAATGGGAGCCCCCTGAAAATGGTGCTACCCAAAGATGGTAG
- a CDS encoding DUF58 domain-containing protein, with amino-acid sequence MHVAASPTELDLRGAYPEVSPLVQMRYAARQLQLFKPRLVRSDQAGNLLTRYRGRGMNFEEVRDYQAGDDVRSIDWRVTARTGKTHTKLYQEERERPVVILLDLRSPMFFGSHRAFKSVAASGIAAALGWAGLQHSDRIGALLFCDQEIDTVRPRRSHHAVLSMIHNIVARAAELRSPVAENGSQTMKTLLEEARRIARPGSALFLISDCHDLDEHCSQSLYLLSRHADLQVIRVTDPLELQLPTQSLTISDGRQRTFLNAGNRSLREHFADKQAQARMDVEQLCRRHKLPLLDFDNTKPLVSELMSFYGSRQQNGWHKNKRQ; translated from the coding sequence ATGCATGTCGCAGCTTCCCCAACTGAACTGGATTTACGCGGGGCTTACCCGGAAGTAAGCCCTCTCGTGCAAATGCGCTATGCCGCGCGCCAGTTACAACTGTTCAAGCCTCGCTTGGTTCGTAGCGATCAGGCCGGCAACCTGCTTACCCGCTATCGTGGGCGTGGGATGAATTTTGAAGAAGTGCGGGACTACCAGGCCGGCGATGATGTGCGCTCTATCGATTGGCGCGTGACAGCCCGAACAGGAAAAACTCATACCAAGTTATACCAGGAAGAGCGGGAGAGGCCCGTGGTAATCCTTTTGGACTTGCGCTCACCTATGTTTTTCGGCAGCCATCGAGCCTTTAAGTCCGTCGCTGCAAGCGGCATCGCCGCAGCGCTGGGCTGGGCTGGGCTCCAACATAGCGATCGCATTGGCGCCCTGCTTTTCTGCGATCAGGAAATTGACACTGTACGGCCTCGACGCAGCCATCACGCGGTACTGTCAATGATTCACAATATCGTCGCCAGAGCTGCAGAACTACGCAGCCCCGTTGCGGAAAATGGCAGCCAAACCATGAAAACACTCCTGGAGGAGGCGCGACGCATCGCCCGTCCTGGCAGTGCCCTGTTCCTGATTAGTGATTGCCACGACCTTGACGAGCACTGCTCTCAATCACTGTATCTTCTATCCCGGCACGCCGACCTACAAGTGATTCGGGTTACCGACCCCCTCGAACTGCAGCTGCCAACACAATCACTCACGATATCCGATGGCCGTCAACGGACCTTCCTCAATGCGGGTAACCGATCGCTACGTGAACACTTTGCAGATAAACAGGCTCAGGCTCGAATGGATGTAGAGCAGCTTTGTCGTCGGCACAAGCTGCCACTACTGGACTTTGACAACACCAAACCCCTGGTGTCAGAGCTAATGTCATTTTACGGTTCACGCCAGCAAAATGGTTGGCACAAAAACAAAAGGCAGTAA
- a CDS encoding BatD family protein, translating into MVHVNKKQSLNKGISQAGFFHLLLMFLLLGISNITLGNELSASVDRNKIGIDETLNLRVRYSGDENGGQPDFEQLEQDFDILSRQQSNQYRVINGRAESFVEWMLTLAPKREGDLFIPSLHYKGQVSDAIPITVSEAGSAPDGANRKAFLEVELDKDKAYVQEQLLVKVRLFTTIGLHDIATEPLQVAGAHVEKVDEQRYERKLDGVSHAVYELTYAVFPDSSGQLSIPALTYVAIAGRRDPFSLFNRNSQRLRLRSQAKTIEVLPKPDNYSGAHWLPAASLGVVQSWSQDPDTFTVGEPITRILTIRAEGLRAAQLPPLPRLNVEGLKTYPDQPQQEDQIGPNGVTGSRIETTAIVATKPGDYQLPAITITWWDTKSKKQRATQLPAFRFTVSGTAAPIPQDQEVNNLPTPIPGTVTQAERDHFWRNLAIAALASHLLWVVYFYRLRRNIGNLKTHNQKNQESTKSQQESGLKRAVDNGDPSHIQHALLNWLHARWPRVESNNLTEIAHQLDFEELKELQKLLNAAIYQKPSRPLNEQKIKMLIERLLGRQLPEFRSEEEALPRLFS; encoded by the coding sequence ATGGTACACGTCAACAAAAAACAATCACTGAATAAAGGTATTAGCCAGGCCGGCTTTTTCCACCTACTCCTTATGTTTTTGTTGCTCGGCATCAGTAATATCACCTTAGGCAATGAGCTCAGTGCCAGTGTCGATAGAAATAAGATCGGCATTGATGAAACTTTAAACCTGCGCGTACGTTACTCTGGCGATGAAAATGGTGGGCAACCTGACTTCGAGCAACTAGAGCAGGACTTTGACATCCTCTCAAGGCAGCAATCTAACCAATACCGTGTTATCAATGGCCGAGCAGAAAGCTTCGTGGAATGGATGCTCACACTCGCCCCCAAGCGTGAAGGAGACCTGTTCATCCCCTCGCTCCACTATAAAGGCCAAGTTTCTGATGCTATTCCTATTACTGTTAGCGAAGCAGGGAGTGCTCCTGACGGCGCTAACCGCAAGGCATTTCTGGAGGTCGAGTTAGACAAAGACAAGGCCTATGTCCAAGAGCAGTTACTGGTCAAAGTGCGCCTGTTTACCACTATCGGCCTGCACGATATTGCCACTGAACCACTCCAGGTCGCCGGCGCACATGTTGAAAAGGTCGATGAACAGCGATACGAACGCAAGCTCGATGGTGTTAGCCATGCAGTTTATGAGCTTACTTACGCAGTGTTCCCCGACAGTTCCGGACAGCTCTCCATACCCGCCCTGACCTATGTTGCCATCGCCGGACGCAGAGACCCCTTCTCTCTATTTAACCGAAACAGTCAGCGCTTGCGCTTGCGCTCCCAGGCAAAAACGATTGAGGTACTTCCAAAACCTGATAACTATAGCGGCGCCCACTGGCTGCCAGCAGCAAGCCTGGGGGTAGTACAAAGCTGGAGTCAGGACCCTGATACCTTTACTGTTGGCGAACCCATTACCCGCATCCTAACTATTCGTGCCGAGGGTCTACGCGCAGCGCAGCTACCACCACTACCCAGGCTCAATGTGGAAGGCCTCAAAACCTACCCGGATCAACCCCAACAGGAGGATCAAATCGGCCCGAACGGTGTTACTGGCAGCCGCATAGAAACCACAGCGATCGTCGCTACCAAGCCTGGCGACTACCAGCTTCCAGCAATTACGATTACCTGGTGGGACACCAAAAGTAAAAAACAACGAGCTACACAGCTGCCCGCCTTTCGCTTTACTGTCAGTGGCACCGCAGCCCCCATACCGCAAGACCAGGAAGTCAACAACCTACCAACTCCAATACCAGGCACTGTAACCCAGGCAGAACGAGATCACTTCTGGCGCAACCTGGCCATAGCCGCCCTCGCCTCCCACCTGCTGTGGGTAGTGTATTTTTACCGACTCCGCCGCAATATCGGCAACCTGAAGACGCACAACCAGAAAAATCAAGAAAGCACTAAATCACAGCAAGAATCAGGCTTAAAAAGGGCCGTTGACAATGGTGATCCATCCCATATCCAACATGCCCTCTTAAACTGGCTTCATGCGCGATGGCCTCGAGTCGAAAGTAATAACCTTACAGAAATCGCACACCAACTGGATTTTGAAGAGCTTAAGGAGCTACAAAAGCTTCTGAATGCAGCTATCTATCAAAAGCCCTCCCGACCATTGAATGAGCAAAAGATTAAGATGCTGATAGAAAGATTACTAGGCAGGCAGTTACCTGAGTTCCGAAGTGAGGAAGAAGCATTACCACGGCTCTTCTCTTAA
- a CDS encoding glycosyltransferase family 9 protein, with amino-acid sequence MIYTLTKRFLIINFGANHPIIHRLARIKSRFTHNKTTPDEPKRARLQKSPSVLKNLESKNKEQLLSLIDQPISEKSKLDLFRHLFRLKNFTSASIVAKTIEHQNLAPLDLFQIIKCLLSSTDGTYADLMLDKYIQHSDISALSESDQKAIIDLIFFSGSKAEVKFARLNKVICSSTSETVRKHARFQEFRIRLNVDSNIDILEYAEIDTLELANPGIHLRYISHLKAMGYPNEARSILERLYRYHGLQNPTVLVALLNFDPEWPGVNLSDLPERFLDRLDILQLAHDQKEINQHFQILYENSLNKIRELYHDANIYKKDQILTRLLRLDLLDEIQGLISSHLQLPNTVLSQFSAEGLNCFVANNFLSARDHFKRVIEEDPSDSIAAQGLRLTLPRAGGKMDSILEVRNKHGYGITGAGRTGVNASIGSDKTISLLMSGQYKSGLYSKRHAAHWQLLKRIYGDRFYNYEQIPTDGSIKNLFIIGDEGVGDEVRTAQFYSYLSKTFERITISCDPRLTNIFQYSFPNITFIPVERYRKGLTKNSSSSDPRISGLNQKLSQILTNECKDLMDQADGITFGQNLFFNRFIGNIPFNKQGGYLSQNIKRQSTAKLKIGILWRSHFVTMWRKFMYLKVEDFLPITKLENIEIWSMQHCIEEDELEFCHKNNIKIVEGIDFFNDFDGMSPILEGLDLMIGISSLPMELAAAAGTPVWMLGFSPENYFLRTAGGNKEADQLSTNSTIIAPQWIDFSAPTTDCISLVMQEACKKLSKLQTSSSQHLQKTAPIALQC; translated from the coding sequence ATGATTTATACACTAACAAAACGATTTCTCATCATAAATTTTGGAGCAAACCATCCCATAATTCATAGACTCGCGCGCATTAAATCAAGATTCACGCACAATAAAACAACTCCAGATGAACCCAAGAGAGCCAGGCTTCAAAAAAGCCCTTCAGTATTAAAAAATCTAGAAAGCAAAAATAAAGAGCAGCTTCTTTCATTAATAGACCAACCGATTTCTGAGAAGTCAAAATTAGATTTATTCCGACATTTATTTCGACTCAAAAACTTCACTAGTGCATCTATAGTTGCCAAAACAATTGAGCACCAGAACCTGGCGCCACTTGACCTTTTTCAAATTATAAAATGCCTGCTTTCAAGCACCGATGGCACATATGCTGACCTCATGCTAGATAAATACATCCAGCACAGTGACATATCAGCTTTATCAGAATCAGATCAAAAGGCAATCATTGACCTGATTTTCTTTTCCGGCTCAAAAGCAGAGGTAAAATTCGCGCGATTAAACAAAGTAATCTGCTCGTCTACATCCGAGACAGTAAGAAAGCATGCGAGATTTCAGGAGTTTCGAATTCGACTGAATGTCGATTCAAATATAGATATATTAGAATACGCTGAAATAGATACCTTAGAGTTAGCTAATCCCGGCATACATTTACGTTACATTTCTCACCTAAAAGCAATGGGCTACCCCAATGAAGCCCGATCAATATTGGAGCGCCTTTATCGATATCATGGCCTTCAAAACCCCACAGTTTTAGTGGCTTTACTAAATTTTGACCCAGAATGGCCTGGAGTTAATCTAAGCGATTTACCAGAACGTTTTTTGGACCGTTTAGATATATTACAATTAGCACATGATCAAAAAGAGATTAATCAACACTTTCAAATACTTTATGAAAACTCCCTGAACAAGATTCGTGAATTGTATCACGATGCAAACATATACAAGAAAGACCAAATTCTAACTCGATTACTGCGTCTCGACTTACTAGATGAAATTCAAGGGTTAATTTCAAGCCACTTGCAACTTCCCAATACTGTACTATCCCAGTTTTCCGCAGAGGGGCTCAATTGCTTTGTCGCCAACAACTTTTTATCCGCAAGGGACCACTTTAAACGTGTGATCGAAGAGGATCCATCTGACTCAATAGCCGCACAAGGGTTACGATTAACCTTGCCAAGAGCTGGCGGAAAAATGGACAGCATTCTTGAAGTTAGGAATAAACATGGCTATGGGATCACTGGCGCAGGTAGGACTGGAGTCAATGCTAGTATTGGCTCAGATAAAACTATAAGCCTGCTCATGAGCGGCCAGTACAAAAGCGGATTATATTCAAAAAGGCACGCTGCTCATTGGCAATTACTAAAGCGAATTTATGGTGATCGCTTTTACAACTATGAACAGATACCAACCGATGGGTCAATTAAAAATCTATTTATTATTGGAGATGAGGGTGTTGGTGATGAGGTAAGAACTGCCCAGTTCTATTCTTACTTAAGCAAGACATTTGAAAGAATCACCATCAGCTGCGATCCTCGCCTTACCAATATATTTCAGTACTCATTCCCTAATATTACCTTTATCCCAGTCGAACGATATAGAAAAGGACTTACCAAGAATTCTAGCTCAAGTGATCCGAGAATATCTGGGCTCAATCAAAAACTGTCCCAAATATTAACTAATGAATGCAAAGATTTAATGGATCAAGCAGATGGAATAACATTTGGCCAAAACCTATTTTTCAATCGATTTATTGGCAACATCCCTTTTAATAAACAAGGTGGCTACCTTAGTCAAAACATTAAACGCCAATCAACAGCAAAATTAAAAATTGGAATACTCTGGCGTAGCCATTTCGTTACAATGTGGCGAAAGTTCATGTATTTAAAGGTAGAAGATTTCTTACCCATTACTAAGCTAGAGAATATAGAAATTTGGTCTATGCAACATTGTATTGAGGAAGATGAACTAGAATTCTGCCATAAAAATAATATCAAAATCGTAGAAGGCATCGATTTTTTCAATGACTTTGATGGCATGTCACCAATTCTCGAAGGTTTAGACTTAATGATCGGAATTAGCTCACTACCCATGGAACTAGCTGCGGCGGCAGGAACCCCAGTTTGGATGCTAGGGTTCTCACCTGAAAATTATTTCCTAAGAACCGCCGGAGGAAATAAAGAAGCAGATCAATTAAGTACTAACTCAACTATTATAGCTCCTCAATGGATAGATTTTAGCGCGCCAACAACAGATTGTATTTCCCTCGTAATGCAAGAAGCATGTAAAAAATTAAGTAAACTACAAACATCAAGCTCACAACATTTACAGAAAACAGCCCCAATTGCATTACAATGCTAA